The following are encoded together in the Silurus meridionalis isolate SWU-2019-XX chromosome 2, ASM1480568v1, whole genome shotgun sequence genome:
- the tbxtb gene encoding T-box transcription factor T, with translation MASNGSSECSGKAIQYRVDHLLSAVENELQAGSEKGDPTERELKVSLDEIELWQKFRELTNEMIVTKNGRRMFPVLKVSVSGLDPSAMYSILLDFSAADSHRWKYVNGEWVAGGRPEPRTSSCVYMHPDSPNFGAHWMKAPVSFSRVKLTNKLNGGGQIMLNSLHKYEPRIHIVRVGGPHRMITSHSFPETQFIAVTAYQNEEITALKIKYNPFAKAFLDAKERSDHKDILDEASENQQSGYTQLSGWFLPGSGSLCPSANPHPQFGGALPVASSHGCERYSTLRSHRSSPYPSPYPHRTTSPTGYSENPSACLSMLPTHENWSSQQMSSHSSMVPMNQHSPPNSNSSQYTSLWTVGNAPLTPVSQTGGMASSLGSQYLRGSASHYASMSHPGAVPNPGSPLYDGTPATEVHNSSPYDSATHVRLAAAWTSITPPSL, from the exons ATGGCTTCAAATGGCAGTAGTGAGTGCTCTGGAAAAGCCATCCAGTATCGGGTGGACCATCTGCTGAGCGCTGTGGAAAACGAGCTGCAGGCCGGCAGCGAGAAAGGAGACCCGACCGAAAGGGAGCTGAAAGTGAGTCTGGATGAGATCGAGTTGTGGCAGAAGTTTCGGGAGCTCACCAATGAGATGATTGTAACCAAGAACGGCAG GCGCATGTTCCCGGTTCTGAAAGTGAGCGTGTCCGGTTTGGACCCGAGCGCCATGTACTCGATCTTGCTGGACTTCTCGGCGGCGGACTCGCACCGCTGGAAGTACGTGAATGGGGAGTGGGTGGCGGGGGGCCGCCCGGAGCCGCGCACCTCCAGCTGCGTGTACATGCACCCCGACTCCCCAAACTTTGGAGCGCACTGGATGAAAGCTCCGGTATCATTCAGCCGAGTGAAGCTCACCAACAAACTCAACGGTGGAGGACAG ATCATGCTGAACTCTTTACACAAATACGAGCCACGCATCCACATAGTACGTGTCGGAGGGCCGCACAGAATGATCACCAGCCATTCCTTTCCTGAAACCCAGTTCATAGCAGTCACTGCCTACCAGAACGAGGAG ATCACTGCACTCAAAATCAAATACAACCCCTTCGCCAAAGCGTTCCTAGATGCCAAAGAAAG AAGTGATCATAAGGACATACTGGATGAAGCCAGCGAGAACCAGCAGTCTGGATATACGCAAC tgagcgGCTGGTTTCTGCCAGGCAGCGGATCCCTCTGTCCTTCTGCCAACCCACACCCTCAGTTTGGTGGTGCTCTACCTGTGGCGTCCTCTCACGGTTGTGAACGTTATTCTACGTTGAGAAGTCATCGCTCCTCACCTTATCCCAGCCCCTACCCTCACCGAACAACCTCCCCCA CTGGTTACTCAGAAAACCCATCAGCTTGCTTGTCCATGCTGCCCACCCATGAGAACTGGTCCAGTCAACAGATGTCCTCTCACTCCAGCATGGTGCCTATGAACCAACACTCTCCTCCAAACTCCAACTCCAG TCAGTACACCAGTTTGTGGACTGTCGGAAACGCTCCTCTGACTCCGGTGTCTCAGACGGGCGGAATGGCGAGCAGTTTGGGCTCACAGTATCTCCGTGGCTCTGCCAGTCATTACGCCAGCATGTCTCACCCAGGCGCAGTGCCCAATCCCGGATCTCCTCTCTACGATGGCACGCCTGCGACTGAGGTGCACAACTCATCTCCGTACGATAGTGCGACGCATGTACGGCTAGCTGCGGCCTGGACATCCATCACACCTCCGTCCTTATAG